Below is a window of Humulus lupulus chromosome 9, drHumLupu1.1, whole genome shotgun sequence DNA.
aatatatataattataaaaagagATTAATAACAACGACCCACTTTTTGAAATTCTTTGATTTCTTATATTTATGTAAGAAGAGtcaagattttttttaatttttgtgggCAGGAATTAATGTTCTGTGTGGTATAGGGCTCCTTACAACTCCATATGCTTTGAAAGAAGGAGGGTGGCTAAGCCTGACATTTGTTGTAGTGTTTTCTGTTATAGCTTGTTATACTGGTATATTGCTCCAGCGATGCTTAGAGAGCAATTCTGGTCTCAAAACTTACCCAGATATTGGCCAAGCTGCATTTGGCCGGGCTGGTCGCCTAGCCATAGCTGTAAGTTTAcaacacatataaatatatatattaactaCTAGACATTATTCTATTGATCTATATATGTTGTTTTAACACACAAATAAGACTAATAGTATTGGGGTTTTGGTTCTTAATTAATGCAGATTGTTTTGTATTTCGAGTTATATGTAAGTACCACCGCTTCGATTGTTAATGTTCTTTgtatattgttattatttttgtttggtatatatatacacaagtaTACATAAAAGTAAGGTGGAATAGTTTTGGTTTTTTGTAGGGTAGTTGTGTGGAGTTTATAACCATGATTAGTGACAATGTGACATCGGTGTTCTCAGACAACATTTCTATGAGTTTCGATGGAATATTCGATCTCAACTCTCATCAAATCTTCGCCATTGCAGCAGCTCTAGTCATTCTTCCAACTGTTTGGCTTAAAAATCTTAGTCTGCTCTCATACTTCTCTAGTAAGTATACACATACCACTATTAGCTACTAGTTTACAAAAGAGAATTTAGTACCATGTGTTTTTGCAAAATTTTGTTATGTTACCCtcttcaataatgctcatatagtGTATCTcgtattttgaaaatataaatatttggtatcctaattaataaaattaacacACTATCAGCAGTGATGTATAATTTGTAGCTataaggtaccaaatatgtacgatttaaAATGTTGTATattaaatatgtacgatttcaaaatgcaGGTACCAAATTAGCATTATTTATAAACATAGAatatcaaatatgtacgatttcaaaacatagggtaccaaatggttaccgaAATACATATGCTAATATGTTTTGaccaatatatatgtataaatataactAGACCCTTTTTAACACCATATTACAAAATGGtttctttttaaaaaatgtaAAGAATTTTATAATTGAATATCATTTTGAGAACGACCTTGATTTGAATGGAAAGTACTATACATATTGTAGTTGGAGGAGTGGCTTCATCAATATTGGTGGCGCTTTGCTTGTTATGGACTGGTGTGGTGAACAAAGTTGGGTTTCATGGGCGTGGACCAATCTTGGATATTGCAAATCTGTCCTCAACAATTGGCATATATGGTTATGCTTTTTCTGGGCATTCAGTTTTCCCAAATATCTATACTTCAATGAAAAAACCCTCAAGATTTCCATTCGTTTTGATTGgcaggtaagaaaaatgtttatTATGTTTTGCTATATAATTACAACACATGTGATCAAGCTATAATAAGATAGAAAAAACATATGTTCTCATGACCGATTAGAGGaaaatatgttttattttatgagaAAAAGAATGTTATATTGGTACTTATGCTCATTATCAATTAATTTTATTGGCTGCAGCTTTTTTTTCTGTGGTTTTCTGTACATTGGAGTTGCTGTGTGTGCCTTTCTAATGTTTGGAGACTCAGTTCAATCTCAGTTCACTTTGAACATGCCCAAACAATTTGTTGCTTCTAAAATTGCAATTTGGACAATGGTATGTTTTTGATAATCCAACATTTTTTCTTGATTTAATTggataataattaataatttgtctaattacatatatatatatatatatattcatatgcaGGTGGTGAATCCAATAACCAAGTATGCCTTGACACTCACACCTGTGACATTGAGTTTAGAAGAACTTTTGCCAGTGACTTTGAGAGAATATTATATTGTCTCCATTTTTATTAGAACAGTTTTAGTTATTTCATCTTTAGTTGTGGCCTTGAATGTTCCATTCTTTGGTAAGTATATATATCTAGACTTATTTCACAATGATAATAATACCAATAACAAGCTATAGTAACAAAACTGTGTCGTTTTAATTATGTATATATGCAGCTATTGTGATGCAATTACTTGGTTCTGTGTGCTCAATGCTAGTGGTGAGTATATATAGTCTCTAtctttgtcatatatatatatatataagataacATTTATGGTACTGAATAAGGGTTGTACTGACTTTTCCTTGCAGTCTTTTATATTTCCATGTGCCTGTTATATCAGCCTATTTAAAGGAAAATTAACAAAGTTTCAGGTGAGAATTAACTTATCTAATATAATCCTTGTCCATCTTCATATATTTCATCAGCTTATTATTATTAATTCATTTTATAATTGTTCTATTAATAATCCAGATTGCAGGGTCTATTTTCATCATGATTGTGGGCATGATTTGTTCTTGTCTGGGTACACATTCAGCTATAACAAGACTCATTCAACAACAAGTCAActcttgattattattattattattatgttagaTATGATCAAGAAATTAGCTTGGCAAAAGGGGCTATAATAATAACAAAGATGTGAAAGGTGTTGATTAGGAACTAGGAGCCTTATACTAAAAGGTGTGGTGTACTGTTTTTTATCATTTAATTCTCTTAATGAAGTAATCCTCCACATTGTTTCAAAATATTTTCCTAGCTATAGGGTAGCTCTATCATCTCCATCAAgtggaataataataataataataataataataataatagatgcTTATAACTTGTTAGATGATGTCTTTTTGTTAAATGATTCAAATAAACatcaaaatttaattttgataAAGGAAAAAATGAATCACAGATAATTTTTGTTCTGATTTACTAGTTtaatgaattatttgtaatttaaaaaaaaaatttgaccaaaattaaatataagaatctatttgaattattttacaagTACATAgtattcaaaaattaatttaccAACAAAATAGGGATAAAACATAACAtccaaaaaaattaaaccttaatAAGAATAATGCCTAAAAAAGTAaaggtttatacctttttggatcttgtgttttgtctcattacccgtttggaccctatgttttgacaaattactttttagaccttatgttttgtaaaatggttaaaccCGATTTTTGTCAATGTTttcttaactaaaatcacaaataatttaccaaattaataattcagaacaaaaataaaatcattttccttaaaaactgtgttgttatattcaattttttctttatcaaaattaaatttaaggttctattttaattattttacaaaacatagggtccaaaaaataatttatcaaaacacatggtGTAAACAGATAATGGGACG
It encodes the following:
- the LOC133800397 gene encoding amino acid transporter AVT1E-like gives rise to the protein MKNDDLDLAGSGNDDQVSDHDDHHLDDDNEDDYDDDKNYQDLEAYNDTIIFCDDDDDNENVVSTTAWPQSYRQSMDFYTSVSPPLPMVLLCGVRTSKMSPRYADPHDLFLNKPLLVDSSPTIFNNNKKLSVDQSNSNEEVDQEKQEDSTTTPTSFSYPKLPGSTELLPPSKQQSSSTAQALLNGINVLCGIGLLTTPYALKEGGWLSLTFVVVFSVIACYTGILLQRCLESNSGLKTYPDIGQAAFGRAGRLAIAIVLYFELYGSCVEFITMISDNVTSVFSDNISMSFDGIFDLNSHQIFAIAAALVILPTVWLKNLSLLSYFSIGGVASSILVALCLLWTGVVNKVGFHGRGPILDIANLSSTIGIYGYAFSGHSVFPNIYTSMKKPSRFPFVLIGSFFFCGFLYIGVAVCAFLMFGDSVQSQFTLNMPKQFVASKIAIWTMVVNPITKYALTLTPVTLSLEELLPVTLREYYIVSIFIRTVLVISSLVVALNVPFFAIVMQLLGSVCSMLVSFIFPCACYISLFKGKLTKFQIAGSIFIMIVGMICSCLGTHSAITRLIQQQVNS